The following are encoded in a window of Oscillatoria sp. FACHB-1406 genomic DNA:
- a CDS encoding RNA-guided endonuclease TnpB family protein, whose amino-acid sequence MQTISVRCKLQVPPELRQEIDRTLSGFADACNQILSVAKRDNCWNTTKLHHKVYKPVREATGLKANHVCQAIRRVIGNAKAVKEVHKFRPTSLNLDTRTFSYIEESQTVGVTLMCGRVKFKLSIGNYQLALLKGQSPTAATLKKTKLGDYYINICVNLPTEPTGKTPKVIGVDLGRREIATTSTGKTWSGQQIQAVRDRYSRVRANVQSKRTRSSRRLLRRLSRREQRFQKWLNHNISCQLIREAKELNAALAFEYLTDIRQSLNQKPRSKTERRRTNNWSFYQLRMFVQYKAAIVGIPVVFVPPAYTSQTCARCGHVHTEKGKSFRNGKKFKCLHCGFEFDADLNASLNISALGMSVIHPESPGMSCQLEGQLSL is encoded by the coding sequence ATGCAGACTATATCAGTTCGTTGTAAGCTTCAAGTCCCACCAGAATTGCGTCAAGAGATTGACCGCACTCTGAGCGGGTTTGCCGATGCTTGCAACCAAATATTGTCTGTAGCTAAACGCGATAATTGCTGGAATACGACTAAGCTCCATCACAAGGTTTACAAACCAGTGCGGGAAGCGACGGGGTTGAAAGCTAATCACGTCTGCCAAGCAATTCGTCGCGTTATTGGCAATGCCAAAGCTGTTAAAGAAGTCCATAAGTTTAGACCAACATCTCTCAACTTGGATACGCGGACTTTTAGTTATATTGAGGAATCGCAAACAGTTGGCGTAACTTTGATGTGCGGTCGAGTCAAGTTCAAATTGAGTATTGGCAACTATCAGTTGGCATTGCTCAAAGGGCAATCCCCAACTGCTGCTACGCTTAAAAAGACAAAACTCGGCGACTACTACATCAATATCTGTGTCAATCTGCCTACTGAGCCAACTGGGAAAACACCTAAAGTAATTGGTGTCGATCTCGGTCGTCGCGAAATTGCTACCACCTCTACGGGTAAAACCTGGAGCGGTCAGCAAATCCAAGCGGTTCGGGATAGGTACAGTCGAGTTAGGGCTAACGTTCAATCCAAACGCACTCGCAGTTCGAGAAGACTGTTGAGAAGGCTTTCTAGGAGAGAACAAAGATTTCAAAAATGGCTCAACCATAATATTTCTTGCCAGCTAATTCGAGAAGCGAAAGAATTGAATGCGGCGCTGGCATTTGAGTATCTGACTGATATTAGGCAGTCTTTAAACCAAAAGCCACGGAGTAAAACAGAACGGCGGCGCACGAATAATTGGAGTTTTTACCAATTGCGAATGTTTGTCCAATACAAAGCAGCAATTGTGGGAATTCCAGTTGTGTTTGTGCCTCCTGCATACACTTCCCAAACTTGCGCGCGCTGCGGTCACGTCCACACCGAAAAAGGGAAATCGTTTCGCAATGGTAAGAAGTTTAAGTGTTTGCATTGTGGTTTTGAGTTTGACGCTGATTTAAACGCTAGTTTGAACATTTCTGCACTGGGGATGTCCGTAATCCATCCTGAAAGTCCGGGGATGAGTTGTCAGTTAGAGGGACAGTTGTCTCTATGA
- a CDS encoding xanthine dehydrogenase family protein molybdopterin-binding subunit: protein MNEPMKTSLNRIDGRAKVTGKATYSAEHQIQGLVHGYLVTSTIAKGRIRTINTRAAEKSPGVIAVFTHRNAPKLFKPTNDFMTSMTYESRLPLADDRIHYGGQIIGLVVADTFERARHASHLVEVEYDTQSPLVEPEKATYKEAPGMMGEKLNFEKGSFASGKVPQSDPALTVEATYLTSMEHHAPMEPPAIIAQWRGKDAVTIYEPSQAVLVGQRTYAEVLGLPAERVRLLSPYIGGAFGSKAFPWPHGLLCAAAARQVGKPLKVVVSRRQMTANTGHRSHTEQRIRLSATPDGTLNAIEHEVKSAASPAGEFSEPCTKMVPVMYESPNIRLYQELAIMNVGTPTFMRAPGETPGMWALESAMDELAWKLNIDPIALRLKNIAKGDQRKNLPFSEHHFADCLKVGAERFGWQERQKPRSLTRDGKLVGIGIAAATYPGNRGATSAKVRLLPDGTAHVLTAGNDMGTGAYTVVAMTASEALGLPVEQIRVELGDSRLPDGGIAGGSQMTASLLPAVKGACEKVLQEAKTKNAPEAIAILKESGRAAWEATASTAPGEEKKKYAFHSSGAHFCEVAIDEEIGRLRVTRWLSVMDIGRVINVKTAASQVRGGIIMGISHALMEEGELDPNLGNPVVYDLATYHVASHADIPRIDVAFVGKPDLKFNPVGARGVGEIGITGVAAAVANAVYHATGKRIRDLPITPDKLL from the coding sequence ATGAACGAGCCAATGAAAACTTCACTCAACCGCATCGATGGACGGGCAAAGGTTACGGGTAAAGCTACCTACTCTGCCGAACATCAAATTCAAGGGTTAGTACATGGCTATTTAGTCACTTCGACAATTGCCAAAGGTCGAATTCGTACTATTAACACCCGCGCTGCCGAAAAATCTCCAGGGGTTATCGCCGTTTTTACCCATCGCAATGCGCCGAAACTTTTTAAACCTACCAACGATTTCATGACCTCGATGACCTACGAATCGCGCTTGCCCTTAGCGGACGATCGCATTCATTATGGGGGACAAATTATTGGCTTAGTTGTGGCCGATACCTTTGAGCGCGCGCGTCATGCCTCTCATTTGGTCGAGGTGGAGTACGATACGCAATCTCCCCTGGTCGAGCCGGAAAAGGCGACTTATAAAGAAGCTCCAGGGATGATGGGGGAAAAGCTCAATTTTGAAAAAGGTAGTTTTGCCAGTGGAAAGGTGCCACAGAGCGATCCCGCTCTGACCGTTGAGGCAACTTATTTGACTTCGATGGAGCATCATGCACCGATGGAACCCCCTGCCATTATTGCTCAGTGGCGGGGCAAAGATGCCGTTACGATTTACGAACCTTCCCAGGCGGTATTGGTGGGGCAGCGAACCTATGCTGAAGTGTTAGGCTTGCCAGCAGAGCGCGTTAGACTCCTGAGTCCTTACATTGGCGGAGCTTTTGGTTCAAAAGCGTTTCCTTGGCCCCACGGGTTGCTTTGTGCCGCGGCTGCTAGACAAGTAGGAAAACCTCTCAAAGTCGTTGTCTCGCGCCGTCAAATGACCGCTAACACCGGACACAGATCGCACACCGAACAGCGCATCCGTCTTAGTGCAACCCCAGATGGAACCTTAAACGCGATCGAACACGAGGTAAAGTCTGCCGCCTCACCAGCAGGTGAATTTAGCGAACCTTGTACTAAAATGGTTCCCGTGATGTATGAAAGCCCCAATATCCGACTCTATCAAGAGTTGGCGATTATGAATGTGGGAACGCCTACTTTTATGCGCGCACCTGGTGAAACTCCAGGGATGTGGGCCTTAGAATCGGCAATGGACGAACTGGCTTGGAAGTTGAATATCGATCCAATTGCTCTACGGCTCAAAAACATCGCAAAAGGCGACCAACGCAAGAATTTACCCTTTTCCGAGCATCATTTTGCCGATTGTCTCAAGGTGGGGGCAGAACGCTTTGGCTGGCAGGAACGCCAAAAACCTCGCTCGCTTACCCGCGATGGCAAGCTCGTTGGTATTGGCATAGCAGCCGCTACATATCCCGGCAATCGCGGCGCGACTTCCGCTAAAGTAAGACTTTTGCCCGATGGTACGGCTCACGTCTTGACGGCAGGAAACGATATGGGAACGGGTGCTTATACTGTAGTTGCGATGACGGCATCAGAAGCCTTGGGTTTGCCCGTCGAGCAAATTCGGGTGGAATTGGGGGATTCTCGCTTGCCCGATGGGGGAATTGCGGGAGGCTCTCAAATGACGGCATCCCTTTTGCCTGCGGTTAAGGGTGCTTGCGAAAAAGTGCTTCAAGAAGCTAAGACAAAAAACGCTCCAGAAGCGATCGCTATTTTGAAGGAATCTGGACGCGCCGCCTGGGAAGCAACGGCTTCAACTGCTCCAGGGGAAGAAAAGAAAAAGTATGCTTTTCATTCATCGGGTGCCCATTTCTGCGAAGTAGCGATCGATGAAGAAATCGGACGCTTGCGGGTTACGCGCTGGCTCTCCGTCATGGATATAGGGCGCGTTATCAACGTCAAAACGGCGGCGAGTCAAGTGCGGGGTGGAATCATTATGGGCATCAGTCACGCTTTGATGGAAGAAGGCGAACTCGATCCCAATTTGGGCAATCCGGTCGTTTACGACTTGGCAACCTATCATGTTGCTTCTCATGCCGATATTCCTCGCATCGATGTGGCATTTGTCGGCAAACCCGATCTCAAATTCAATCCTGTAGGCGCTCGTGGCGTAGGAGAAATTGGCATTACTGGGGTCGCGGCGGCTGTTGCCAATGCGGTTTATCATGCCACGGGCAAGCGAATTCGCGATTTGCCCATCACACCCGATAAGCTTTTATGA
- a CDS encoding 2Fe-2S iron-sulfur cluster-binding protein, which yields MADQNKRWGSSSRRGFLGRAITAAGGAIAAPSLIKSAQAQQGTSVTPTAQGEAQVTLKINGKEQTLNIEPRVTLLDALRERLDLTGSKKGCDHGQCGACTVLIDGQRVYSCLALAIMQDGKEIVTIEGLAQGETLHPVQAAFVENDGFQCGYCTPGQICATVALLDEVKRGCASAITADLNSPPQLAQLSETEIRERLSGNLCRCSAYNGIVAAVQQATGQTPPDPTALMLVQDAEESA from the coding sequence ATGGCAGACCAAAACAAAAGATGGGGATCGTCATCTCGACGGGGTTTTTTAGGAAGGGCAATAACAGCAGCAGGAGGAGCGATCGCCGCTCCATCGTTGATTAAATCGGCTCAAGCCCAACAAGGAACATCCGTAACGCCAACGGCTCAAGGAGAAGCGCAAGTAACGCTTAAAATCAACGGTAAAGAGCAAACCCTCAACATCGAACCGCGCGTAACGCTTCTAGACGCACTGCGAGAAAGGCTTGACTTAACGGGCAGTAAAAAAGGTTGCGACCACGGACAATGCGGCGCTTGTACGGTACTGATCGACGGACAGCGAGTTTATTCTTGTCTCGCTTTAGCTATCATGCAAGATGGCAAGGAAATCGTCACGATTGAAGGGTTGGCACAAGGCGAAACTTTACATCCCGTGCAAGCTGCCTTTGTTGAAAATGATGGTTTTCAGTGCGGTTACTGTACTCCCGGACAAATTTGTGCGACCGTTGCTTTACTAGATGAAGTCAAACGCGGTTGTGCTAGCGCCATCACCGCAGATCTCAATAGTCCGCCGCAACTCGCTCAATTGTCTGAAACAGAAATTCGCGAACGATTGAGCGGCAATCTTTGTCGCTGTAGTGCTTATAACGGCATCGTCGCGGCAGTACAACAAGCAACCGGACAAACCCCGCCCGATCCGACGGCATTAATGTTGGTGCAAGATGCAGAGGAATCAGCGTGA
- a CDS encoding FAD binding domain-containing protein yields the protein MKNFTYLRAISTKDAIQKASQEKTAKFIAGGTNLIDRLKVFLDEPSQLIDISRLNLNKIERTRDGRLRIGALVSNTAVADHPEIRSNYPLLSRAILSGASQQIRNMATVGGNLMQRTRCPYYYDTAFACNKRQPGSGCPAATGINKMHAILGASDQCVAVNPSDMCVPLAALDAIVEVEGARGTREIPFTEFHRLPGNTPQLDNNLAPGEIITAVLLPPTSFAKSGVYLKLRDRASYAFALVSVAVALDIQDGKIQQGRMALGGVAHKPWRSLEAEEFLKGKAPETATFQQAAEIALKGAKPLKHNVFKVEMAKRAIRRALTVSAQGGGIA from the coding sequence GTGAAAAATTTTACTTATCTTCGGGCCATCTCGACCAAAGATGCCATCCAAAAAGCAAGCCAAGAAAAAACGGCTAAATTTATTGCAGGGGGGACTAATTTAATCGATCGCCTCAAAGTTTTTCTCGACGAACCCTCGCAACTCATCGATATCTCCCGCTTGAATCTCAACAAAATCGAGCGTACCCGCGATGGAAGACTTCGCATTGGGGCATTGGTTAGTAATACCGCAGTAGCCGATCATCCTGAGATCCGCAGTAACTATCCCTTGCTGTCCCGTGCCATTCTATCGGGGGCATCGCAGCAAATTCGCAATATGGCTACCGTTGGCGGCAACTTAATGCAGCGCACTCGCTGCCCCTATTATTACGATACGGCGTTTGCCTGTAATAAGCGGCAACCTGGTTCGGGCTGTCCGGCGGCGACTGGAATTAATAAAATGCACGCGATTTTAGGCGCAAGCGACCAATGTGTCGCGGTTAATCCTTCGGATATGTGCGTGCCATTAGCGGCATTAGATGCCATTGTTGAAGTTGAAGGAGCGCGGGGAACCCGAGAAATTCCTTTTACCGAGTTTCATCGACTTCCAGGCAACACGCCTCAGTTGGATAATAATCTTGCGCCTGGAGAAATCATTACGGCAGTGCTTTTGCCGCCTACATCTTTTGCTAAATCTGGCGTGTATTTGAAGTTACGCGATCGCGCTTCCTATGCCTTTGCCTTGGTTTCTGTAGCGGTTGCTTTGGATATTCAAGATGGCAAAATTCAGCAAGGGCGTATGGCACTCGGAGGGGTAGCGCATAAACCCTGGCGATCGCTCGAAGCCGAAGAGTTTTTAAAAGGCAAAGCCCCAGAAACGGCAACCTTTCAACAAGCCGCTGAGATTGCTTTAAAAGGAGCTAAGCCCCTAAAACATAATGTTTTTAAAGTTGAGATGGCCAAGCGTGCCATTCGTCGTGCCTTAACCGTGTCAGCCCAAGGAGGAGGAATCGCGTAA
- a CDS encoding type II toxin-antitoxin system RelE/ParE family toxin, which produces MTPQFRLTEPAIRDIEQIADYIARESGLAQADRFLTRLDAKFAKIAQFPNLGRQRSEILPGLRSLPMDRYLILYIPANQDVDILRVVSGYRDLPALFADSDE; this is translated from the coding sequence ATGACCCCCCAGTTTCGCCTCACCGAACCTGCGATTCGGGATATTGAGCAAATTGCAGACTACATTGCCCGTGAATCGGGTTTGGCTCAAGCGGATCGCTTTCTAACCCGGCTTGATGCAAAATTTGCCAAAATCGCTCAATTTCCCAATCTCGGACGACAGCGCAGCGAAATCTTACCTGGATTGCGTAGTCTTCCAATGGATCGATACCTCATTCTCTACATACCAGCAAATCAGGATGTAGATATTCTTCGAGTTGTCAGTGGCTATCGCGACCTGCCAGCCCTTTTTGCTGACTCCGATGAATAA
- a CDS encoding type II toxin-antitoxin system ParD family antitoxin yields the protein MQIVLPPELEELVQRQLVSGKYQTAIDVLIAGAKLLEQQEDIYQGRLQELQQEALIGWEAAQRGELVDGSTAMTQIRANLHSRHATQP from the coding sequence ATGCAAATTGTTCTCCCACCCGAACTTGAAGAACTCGTGCAGCGCCAACTGGTTAGCGGCAAATATCAGACTGCGATCGACGTTCTTATTGCAGGTGCAAAACTCCTCGAACAGCAAGAAGACATTTATCAGGGACGACTGCAAGAACTCCAACAGGAAGCCCTTATTGGATGGGAAGCCGCTCAACGGGGTGAACTCGTCGATGGCTCCACCGCAATGACACAAATTCGCGCTAATCTACATTCTCGTCATGCTACCCAGCCATGA